tgaacaaatcaGTTTAAAAATTCTTAAGCATTCGGTTTTCTCAATACATTATAGATATagatatgtattttaaattatacattttatatgttaacttatataaaaattaaaaaaacatttaatatgtatataatctGAGCTATGTTCAAAATTTAAACTCcaacattaacttaaatcaatataaattatcTGTCGCCTTATTTCTGAATGTGAATCATTGGATTGAATAAGTATTGTAATATTGAAGAGCCCCAAGTTGATAGAAGCCTCTCTACTTACCATATTATGagtcaaatttttaattaaaaattgttgatAATCTGCACAAAGTtgtgtttaaataaaaattatttggaaACACTAAACGAAAAGATGACGACATGATGGAAGCATTATTGAAGCTGTATTGTGTAATAATAATGATGGGAATCTCGCCATTAAATGGGGGAATATACGACTGAATATTTCTATtggttcaaattttttaatgacTTGAGTCAAGTTAAATTATTGTGCAAGTAGAAGAAtaatatgtgtgtgtgtgtgtgcattTTTATAATGGGCCAATTGTGGTGTTTTGACttgatttatgatttttttttttaaattttgttgtgaTTTCATCATCAACTTTTTTGTGCCTTCCCAGCAATGGTGGgtatttgataataattataatttaaggattattatcaaattcatttttcattctttacgtggttaaaaaattggcataatctatcacaattcaagACATGCAAAATATTCCCTACTAAAtgaaatcataaaacaaaaggagatgaaagagaaaataaagaacagGAAAACAGGTAAATTGAATGGCTTACTAATTAGAAAGTCAGCATGTAAATCACCTTTTAGGCAAATAATTTGGTGATATAAATCTACCAAACTACGTCATATTCATTtctacatatattatatatttaatatcctggattttgaaatgttacaaatcaaaactttgctttgtaatttatagaataaaaatacaccaatataatataaatatatatgtttagggGAGGTTAATTTGGTTGAaacaaattttttgaaatatcaTTAGTTAGGAATTGGTAAACCTTTCAAACGGCTCGATAAAGTTCCCAGAACGATTTTTATTTCCTGACTCTATTGAAAGCTTGATTGCTTGAAGAGGTGACAGGTTCATAGCGTACGTGAGAGCACCTCATTTGGTGCTTGAGAAGGCAAACCATTGTCGCGACTGGTTGAATTCAATCTTAAGCTCTATagcatataaaatatttttgagtgaGAATGTTAGGCGTTCTTGCTCTATGGACTCTTGCCTCTTTAGGCACTCCAACCCTTAGCAAAGTCAAGAAACAAAACTTTCACCGAAAACAAACCCGTTAAGGAGCTTATTAGCTCTCGACGGATGATAATTTACAAACTTCTAGAATACACTTGTAGTTTACAGTTGACAAACAATATGATGGCATAAGGGGCGGTTTGAGATTGAGTTTGACTTGTCCCTTGGCGATGTAATGGCCGTCCTAACAGGAACTGCTCCACTGATCACGAACTCATTGTGGCGTGTGTCGGACCGGCTCAGAGGTGCCTTCCTTTCCGGACATGTCTGTTTCTTTCCTTACATATGCAACTGCCGGCCTAGTCCTCCCATCTCATGCTGCCACGACTTCAGCCgcaattaaaatttcacaatctaccaatatatatatatgcaagcttaaaattttgaacttgaaAAAACCCTTGTTAAGATTTTCACGGTAATCCACTCATTATTAGCAACATGATTTGATCAGTAATGACTTTAGATTATCATTGGAAAAAGATGTAATAGTAATTTAGggataattacaaaaaaaaaagaaaatcgtTATTCATTCGTATTGTGGAACTTGTCGATGGATTATCCGACCGAATAGGCTTGAGTGCTTGACATAAGCAACATAACCTTGTGTTGCCGGCTTGATGGAGGGCCAAATTCGAATTAAGTTGCCATGATTTTTGAGCTAATAATAGTTTTGGCAAATGTTAAAAGAGGGTGGAGGTGGTTGAGCTGTTAAAATGaatcattttcaaatatcaTGGTGCATGAAATCATCACCTCCACACATCATTCTAATTTGCTCAAAAATCATTTGAATAtctcaaaacaatttttatttttaaaaaatttgcagctttattaatttattatttttaaatgtcacCATCACTATTGGGTCtcattaactatttaattgaatatgttgaggatttaatttatatataaggaAAATCATTTATATTCCTATTCTATtcataaaaatagtatatttatcaaatttggaGTAAAGTCACTGGCATTTGTTTAATGTTACATAAAGTGACAAAAGCATgtaaaactaatattatttatttattttatcatacaaAACAacgataaattttgaatttgtgtCATTTAAGTATCAAACATAAACTTTAacattactttaaataaatctCGGCCTAATAAATTTTAGACTTCATGGAatcttttttatatgtaaattataagttttaaccacgaaaattaaaattttagattgatAGAGCTTTAGCTCAATGGACATCGTTGCTCTTGCAACAATTAAAGGGCGTATTTCAAGcatatttaaatgtgttttccTCTGATTTCCTAGTTGAGAGAGGATTGTGGATAATTGAATAGAAGTAaacattatatcaaaattaagacaaatttcaaaattatacatgaactttgatttaatgtgtaatttgatacatgaactttaattttgattcaatcatacacatttaaataaatacatcaatttaaaaattatttgtgtatgcaatatataaacataaaatgatattatattgataatgtaattattaGTTTGTGAGAATTGGAtcgaatcaaaatttcatgtataaaattgcacaaaatcaaagttcttATATgaaattgcacattaaaccaaagttcatgtgtagttttgagatttatcctataaaaaataaataaaagtttgtACTAAAAAGCAAATCATAGGATTTTcgattacaaaaataaaaatttagtaaatatcTATACTAAACTTAAAAcctttaattgagttgatatcATAAATCCATTGGATAtcaattcaattgaaaaataattaaaaataattcttttcacaaaataaattatattattacaagAGCGTttgacttttatattttatatatatatatatattttttaaaacacacaTATGTGGGATTTGAACTTAAATCGAACTATTTTTAGACATTCAACTTTataatttcaactaattttggtttcattttacataagttttcaataaatatatatttttacataattctTTTATCACCCACAATATGGGTGTGTCATAATCtagtataatttatataaaaatatgtatatttctaaactattatttaagccatttattgagttggtgtcacaagtcaactgGATACTAACTCGTTAAGAAATTACCAAATGACcaaacttttaaagtaaaagTAATATATTAGAAGGGttatataagtaatttaatttattttaaaataaaataaaattattctctTAAGGATTTAAACGTGGATGCACAATGTTCTAAGATCttgggttaaattttgttattagtattTGTATCATGagtaagttgtggatttagtccttgtacttcaattttgtcatatttagtctttatattttcaaattctgAAATTTCAGTCCTTATCAAATggtaactattaaattaattaagttcatcaTTTCTCAAATCATATGCAACATacatattatcacatgtgtAATGTCATGCTAGCTTGTTATTTCCATATATTACTAATAGAAAAGTCCGTTATTGGATTAACTaatattatttgtgttaagattgaaattttaaaatttgaaaagtatagagatCGAGAATGATCATATTGGAGAACATGGACTAAATCGACTACTTTACGCATGGTATTAGAGCAATAACGGAATTTAGCTGAGCAAATGTAACTGCTATAGTTTAGGttaatcttgaaattttaaaattcaaaaagtatagttactaaaattaaccaaataaaaagtgcatttataataaaattaaccaaattaatgtATAtagactaaatccacaacttacgagcaatataaaaactaatagaAAAACTAGACCAAGATCTTAAATTGCGAATACAACCAAATTCCaagtaacaatttttttttacattttattactttatcaatattttttaaaaaaatcaatgcttaaatttttatattatacttatttatttcaCCGGCACTGCATaggattaatttgatttattgattaagtttataactaatttattatCTCGTACTGAATTTAATATTgtattatcaatttaaatatattttatttatatattaaaaattattacaaaatttataacctttcaaaaatattataattgaaaaattaaaataatctaatatttttgcttttatactaaaaatgtaaaaataatatgagtataatattcaaacattttgacataaagaatttttttccatttttcattaaAGACTCATAAAATTTCACACATTAAATGTTCATGTGTTATATAAATATGGTGTCACTTGTCAAACATCGAAGCCTGCCTCTtaaattttttctctaaaacattactttagtatatatattacatttaaaactaaaaaattgaattttctcattaaaatttctttgcaggttgagaaaaaaaaactcataaagGCCAAGACCTTAAGATTATGAGCGCTTAAATTTAAATCTCATCATacacaaatataatatatggTCATGTTGAGATTTATTCTTACCTAAATAAATTCGGATatactttgatttttaatttattatgctttgtattgaattaattttaattgtagtTGATCATACAAACTCAGACTATAATTGTATCTATAATATACTTACAAATTCCTTAAAAGAAATTCCTCGATTACACTTTTAAAAGTATGATTGTAGTGATTGATCTTGTTTTAACGATTTCACTTGGGTGTAATCAATTAAAGTGTTGATGCGCATGTCAATTTTACTTATTGTCTATATTAGAGTGGTCAAATTTCACTTATCGTCGGAGCTGCAAATAACCTACAAATTTAACCGGCCTCCACCTTACATCGTATCATTTCCTTTAACTAAAAACCAGTAATGACTTGACGTTTAACAAGTCCAATTCCTATTTTAATGTGACTCAATCAACCAATATCCACATCCATagattttgagaattttttttaaaattttaccctaAAAAGTGAAGCATTTTTCCAAGCAAAACccattcaacaatttaaaatacatttaataacatatttatatttgatgtcataaaattatattgttaaaaagaaatacGTATAAAGCAAGTAAGCAAAGCTATATAGTGGATTGGTGGGGGAGATGACTAGGAGTGGAGCCGGCCTCGATATGATTAGTGATGAGGAAATTAATTAGACTGGTCAAATGCTAATGTGGTCCTAATTACACTTTATTTGGGTGAGCTTATTCGTAAATTCATAAATGTTTTGtgaactatgaaaagttatgaTGATAATAATGTAGGGTTAGAACCTTGTCCAAAGCCCCTTgttcttgtattattatttttagaactgagctttcaatttgATGATTTCTACGCAAATATCATTGGTCACATCTCTGTCTCTGTGCCGTTCATTAGAAGTTGAAGGATTTGCTGTCATGAGCctatattctttcttttctctataTTCCTCCCatgattttatgtatattttccATCATTTCCTTATTCATTTCTACTGGTATAATTTAGCCATAACATGTGGATTTCACATGCAAATTTCCAATGAAAACCAAGAAAAAATTCCATAACcatggggtttttttttttgcttaaacaAAATGTTGAGTAGTTAATTATAGGTCCAAAATGTTGACTTTTAGTGTTGCAAATGAGGGTGCAGGATCATAAAAATGAAGCAGGCATGGTGGCTGGTGGGTTTAATAAACAAATGATAATCACCAGCTCGCCATCCATGGATGGCATTGTTGACTTTCATatgtacttttaaatttattttgcattGATCATGAAATCATGAACCCCCCATTGGAACTTGTCATTACTACTGATATATCAACTAATCTCCTTGTTTGCTATTGCCATTTTCCAATTATATGTAAGAAACAGGCTTTCCTATTTTAACTCCAGTACctagattaaaaagaaaataggcaAACAATGGCGCCCCGAATCTTTGAAGTTTACAATCTAGCTACCTTTAATATTCTAGGTAGGGTCTTGCATGATGTAACTATAAAGTAGGTTATTATTGTACCTAAGTGGAAGTGGAAGAGGAAGACATGGGAAAAGACATTCCAATATTTGTATGGGAGACCGCTTgataatattcataaaattggAGGGCCTTccagtgaaaaaagaaaatgtttcaAAAAGTAATGATGGAGACCCTGGTGTTGGGTGTATATAAAACCCAACCAACCTTGGGATCAATTGTACATCTTAGTCGataatctttaaattatttaactttcATACTCGATTTCATTTCTACCTTTAGAGTCTCTTGATACACCCAATTTCCTTAATAGTAGTAGGCAGCCATGGCGATGGCCATAGATAACGCCTTCGAGGTCGACTTCTGTAGCTACAGCACCAGCACAACCACCATTACTACTGCAGATGAGGACCCAGCTTGTACCTGGAATCACTGGGGATCCCCGGTTGTTGACTGGGGCTCGTTATCGAGCGAGCGTGATGAGTTTCAAGACCTTATCGAGTCCATGATGGATGATGGAACAGGGTTCGAGCTAACTCGATTAGGACATGATCATGAGACGAGTAACTCTGTCTCTGTCTCTGTCTCCACCGATACGATGGTTGCGGATGAGGAAACCAATGGTGAGGATTTCAAGGGGTTGAGGATGGTTCACCTATTGATGGCCGCCGCAGAGGCACTCATGGGGGCTAACAAGAGCCTAGCTCGGGTGATATTGGTTCGGCTCAAGGAGTTGGTGTCCCCCAGTGATGGAACCAACATGGAAAGGTTGGCAGCCTATTTCACCGAGGCCTTACAGAGTTTACTCGAAGGCTCCGGAGGTGGCCATTCAAAGCATTTGATAACCAACGGACCTCAGCATCACCGTGACAAGCATCGTGAAGCGGACATGCTTGCAGCTTTTCAGCTGTTGCAAGACATGTCGCCTTACGTTAAATTTGGTCACTTCACGGCCAATCAAGCCATCCTGGAAGCAGTGACACATGACAGGAGGATCCACATAGTGGACTACGACATCATGGAGGGGATCCAATGGGCGTCTTTGATGCAAGCATTGGTGTCTAGGAAAGAAGGACCACCAACCCCACATCTTAGGATCACGGCTTTATCAAGAGGCAGCAACGGTTGGCGATCAATTGGTACCATTCAAGAGACCGGACGACGGTTAACCACTTTCGCATCCTCCATTGGGCAGCCCTTTTCATTCCATCAGTGTAGGCTGGACTCTGATGAAACGTTCAGACCGTCAGCATTGAAGTTAGTTCGAGGTGAGGCCTTGATTATCAATTGTATGTTGAACTTGCCTCACTTTAGCCATCGACCTCCCAGTTCTGTCGCTTCGTTTTTGTCCGGCGCCAAGACCCTGAACCCAAGATTGGTGACCCTGGTGGAAGAAGAAGCCGGGCCCATTGGAGATGGAGGATTCATGGGACGGTTCATAGACTCATTGCACCATTACTCGGCCGTGTTCGACTCTCTGGAAGCCGGGTTCCCTATGCAGTGCAGGGCTCGAGCCTTAGTGGAAAGAGTAATTCTGGGGCCTCAAATAGCCGGATCCTTGACCCAGATTTACCGGAACCGAAACGAAGAGGAGAGTGGCCGTTGGTCAGAATGGTTAGACACCATGGGATTCAACCCTGTTAGCATCAGCTTTGCCAATCATTGTCAAGCAAAACTTCTTCTAGGCTTATTCAATGATGGTTATAGAGTGGAGGAGTTAGCCAATAACAGGGTCGTCTTAGATTGGAAATCCAGGCGTTTGCTTTCAGCTTCCATCTGGACTTCTCCTCCAGACTctgatttgtaaaaaaaaaagttacataaaacaaattataagcagccgttttctttctctttcatcTGCACATTCTTTTTCATCCTCCGGACATGTTACTTTTTGAACCTTTTTCAGCAAAATCTTAGACCAAACTGTTGGAATTAAGATGTAATAATCCCATAAAGTAGTTGATTTGGTTTAGAGCTAATGCGGTTGTTGTAAGAACATGATGAGCTTGTTTCGTTTGAGGTTTTCCAATACCATTTTCTGTATGCATTCTTCT
This sequence is a window from Gossypium raimondii isolate GPD5lz chromosome 5, ASM2569854v1, whole genome shotgun sequence. Protein-coding genes within it:
- the LOC105770438 gene encoding protein NODULATION SIGNALING PATHWAY 2 → MAMAIDNAFEVDFCSYSTSTTTITTADEDPACTWNHWGSPVVDWGSLSSERDEFQDLIESMMDDGTGFELTRLGHDHETSNSVSVSVSTDTMVADEETNGEDFKGLRMVHLLMAAAEALMGANKSLARVILVRLKELVSPSDGTNMERLAAYFTEALQSLLEGSGGGHSKHLITNGPQHHRDKHREADMLAAFQLLQDMSPYVKFGHFTANQAILEAVTHDRRIHIVDYDIMEGIQWASLMQALVSRKEGPPTPHLRITALSRGSNGWRSIGTIQETGRRLTTFASSIGQPFSFHQCRLDSDETFRPSALKLVRGEALIINCMLNLPHFSHRPPSSVASFLSGAKTLNPRLVTLVEEEAGPIGDGGFMGRFIDSLHHYSAVFDSLEAGFPMQCRARALVERVILGPQIAGSLTQIYRNRNEEESGRWSEWLDTMGFNPVSISFANHCQAKLLLGLFNDGYRVEELANNRVVLDWKSRRLLSASIWTSPPDSDL